Proteins encoded in a region of the Rutidosis leptorrhynchoides isolate AG116_Rl617_1_P2 chromosome 9, CSIRO_AGI_Rlap_v1, whole genome shotgun sequence genome:
- the LOC139869448 gene encoding uncharacterized protein has protein sequence MGGVKSSMAAKLAFFPPNPPFYKLITEKSSGLMLLDRFPHRENVDVLKLQTRRGNKIIAVYVRYPMATRTILYSHGNAADIGQMYELFIDLSIHLKVNLMGYDYSGYGQSTGKPSEHNTYADIEAAYKCLEEIYNLKQEDIILYGQSVGSGPTVNLAARLPRLRAVVLHSPILSGLRVMYPVKHTYWFDIYKNIDKIQFVKCPVLVIHGTSDEVVDCSHGKTLWELCQEKYEPLWIKGGKHCNLELYPEYIKHLKKFISNIEKPHSSRRTHNSRKSVDQSSASSRRKSTDCFEAPRKSTNKKEHLDFISELHEFKFDQIEDKIGKLRIPYQHMERSRRSVEYIEKPRISTDMKSEWPRTSVDCIDRIRN, from the exons ATGGGTGGTGTGAAGTCATCAATGGCAGCAAAGCTAGCCTTTTTCCCACCAAATCCACCGTTTTACAAACTAATAACTGAGAAATCAAGTGGGTTAATGCTATTAGATAGATTCCCACATCGTGAAAACGTCGACGTTTTGAAGCTTCAAACTCGCCGTGGTAATAAAATCATTGCGGTTTACGTTAGGTATCCGATGGCTACTCGTACGATACTTTATTCACATGGCAATGCTGCTGATATTGGTCAAATGTACGAACTTTTTATCGATTTGAGTATTCATCTCAAAGTTAATCTCATGGG GTATGATTACTCTGGATACGGGCAGTCGACCGGCAAG CCAAGTGAGCATAACACATATGCAGATATTGAAGCTGCATACAAGTGTTTggaagagatttacaatttgaagcAAGAGGATATTATTTTATATGGTCAATCTGTTGGTAGTGGGCCCACTGTAAATCTTGCTGCTCGGTTGCCTCGATTAAGAGCTGTTGTTTTGCATAGTCCTATTTTATCTGGCTTGCGAGTCATGTATCCTGTTAAGCACACATATTGGTTCGACATCTATAAG AACATTGATAAAATCCAATTCGTGAAGTGCCCTGTTCTCGTCATCCAT GGAACTTCCGACGAGGTTGTCGATTGTTCGCACGGGAAAACACTCTGGGAATTATGCCAAGAAAAATACGAACCGTTATGGATCAAAGGCGGGAAACACTGTAACCTCGAACTGTATCCAGAATACATCAAACACCTAAAGAAATTCATCTCCAACATCGAAAAGCCTCACTCATCACGTAGGACCCACAATTCAAGAAAAAGTGTGGACCAATCCAGCGCTTCCAGCAGGAGGAAAAGCACGGATTGTTTCGAAGCTCCACGAAAAAGTACGAACAAAAAAGAACACTTGGATTTTATTAGTGAACTACATGAGTTCAAGTTTGATCAAATTGAAGATAAAATTGGAAAATTGAGAATACCATATCAGCATATGGAGAGATCACGAAGGAGCGTTGAGTATATTGAAAAGCCTCGAATAAGTACTGATATGAAATCTGAATGGCCCAGAACGAGTGTCGATTGTATCGATAGAATTCGTAACTAG
- the LOC139867990 gene encoding secreted RxLR effector protein 161-like — MCTRPDICFAVGMVSRYQSNPGLTHWKAVKRILRYLKGTSHYSLCYEGNDLQMRGYTDADWGRDMDERKSTSGFVFLLNKDAISLSSNKQSCIALSTMEAEFVAFSAAAQEAVWLNRFLSSLGVVGKYH; from the coding sequence ATGTGTACGAGACCGGATATCTGCTTTGCTGTTGGCATGGTAAGCCGATACCAATCCAATCCAGGTTTAACCCATTGGAAAGCCGTGAAAAGGATACTTAGGTATCTTAAGGGTACTAGTCATTACTCTTTGTGTTACGAAGGAAATGATCTGCAAATGAGAGGCTATACTGATGCTGATTGGGGAAGAGATATGGATGAAAGAAAATCCACCTCTGGCTTTGTTTTTCTGTTAAACAAAGATGCTATATCTTTGAGTAGCAATAAACAATCATGTATAGCGTTGTCAACAATGGAAGCTGAATTTGTGGCATTTTCAGCTGCTGCACAAGAAGCTGTGTGGCTTAATCGATTTTTGAGTAGTTTGGGGGTTGTTGGCAAATACCATTGA